Below is a genomic region from Henckelia pumila isolate YLH828 chromosome 3, ASM3356847v2, whole genome shotgun sequence.
cttattaatattaaatattttttaaaaataaaatttccaaagaatatcaatttttctaaattaaaatgtgaattattattatttttttgtcatataggtttaatatttatgataaaattttaaaaatattttaaataacattCATAATACTATAtcttttttgataattttgacaataaaaggTCATATAACGTCAAACACATTAACATCTTTAATTCGTTTAAAATAAGTtaatccaaacactttaacatcttatttttaaaataagtcgtGACAACTTAACGGCTCCTAAACCAGCTTATAATCTCTTATCACTTATAATctatttttaataagtttagccaaacatactcttaattttttttcaacccAAAGTGGGATTGGTATTACATAATATTACTAACTACTTCCAACATCTGAATGGGAAttggaaaattaatatttaaagcGATGATAGATTACAAGAAAAGTTACTATAGCTaaacaaataaaagaagaagaaaaattaCTCTAAAATCACACTTTCGAATTTCATATCCTGAAAGCAGaggagttttttttttagaaaaaaaaaaatcaactaattccctgcataaaatttttgtacaagAAACAAAAACTAACTTTAGTTAAGCAAGATTAACCTTGACTGCTCAGAAGGTAaagtaataaataaattagaatCTAAACTTTGTAttacataaaattaaacttatgaTTAGATTTGTTGTGAGACTGTTTTACGGATCTATATTTGTGAGATCAAGATAAGTCGATTCGATCATATCTACaattaaaagtaatatttttcatgagtcAGTCTTGTGGGAGATCcgtctcataaaattgactCGTAAAATGCTCTCATATGAGTTTTTCATGAGATGAGTCGGTATGACTCAActcatgaaaaataatttttttatgtcaaaaatattacttttcagTGCAAACATGGATCGGATCGAACCGTCTCACGAATACTATGAGATAGTCTCATAAAAAACCTACTAAaaagataatattttttatgtcgaATAAAGATGTCACAAAGCTCATCTGTAAGATTGTCATATATTGTCATATATTAAATACAATTAAATTAGTTATTgtctaaaaatttattaaattgactttaaaattataatataattataaaattatttaaaaaaaagttaaagttataaattgttttaaaaaaaagttgtgTTTAAtagacaataaaataaaaatcgattattccaaaaaagaaataaaataataataataataagattgGTTAAACCCTGGCGGGAACCGAAGATGAGCTATAAACCCTAATTCCTCTCCCCATTCTCCCAACCCAAGCTATGCCTTCGTTCCCTCAGCCAGGCAAGGTTACTATTGGCGAAATCAACAGAGAACTTGGTAACCTATAGTCAATTGTAACCTATTTCTGTTAACGCTACATTGATTCATGTAATGTATTCGATTACAATTTTTATACTGGACTTGATTATGCAGTTACTGCGGACCATCTCAGCGATGATCAGGCCAGGGAGACCTACGGGAAAGTTCTCGTACGCATTCCACACATTCGTTTcattaatttttggaaaatttaatgtGGATTCTCTCTTTTTTGATCGGTGATGTGGATTCAATTGATTATAGCGTTGATGGGTTGATTTGATTGCAGGGAACTGTATTTGGTCCAGTTCCATTTGAGTCAGATAGTATATCGGGCGCTGAAGCTGAACAGATGGATGTTTTGCCACGGCAAGGCAATTTAGGTATTCTATCTGCTGTGGTACAATCGCTAACGAGCGGCTCTGTAAAGGCCCTTTTTGAGCCGGCTGATGTAAAGATCCTCTTTGattcttgtttttattatttttatttttggttttttgctGTATTGTTTTTGGTAGTGTTGCTGATTAGGTTTTTGTTTTGAGTGAGTTAGTAGCTCTTGGTTTTCACATTCTATTATTGTTGCAGGAATGTTAGCAATGTGGAATTTTTAGATGAAAACTCGTTTATGTGGTGAATATGATTCTGTAAAGGGGTAGCGTGGAAGCAAGATATGTTGGTCGATATTTAGTGTTGGTAATTCTGAATGTTTTAGAGGAATATGGTTTGCCTTGAATCTTGATATCTGAGATCGAGACCTAGCAAAATTTTCAGTTGTTGGCAGTCATCGGAGGCAGAATTGTCATCTGtgtgatttgattgtataataaGACTAATGAGTTGTAAAAGTaccttttttatttaattatttattttgcagGTAAAATTACTGCAATATGTTGATCTACATGCTGTAAGTTGGCACAGCTATAAACATATTTTAGCATTTATTTCTGGACTACATCAGGTGACAATTTGTGACTATGACGATTCTGGTAAATGGCGTCACCACTATCTTAATCTTAATTAAAATGGCTAGACCGTCTTATTTCATTTCTTGGTTTCTTTagatgatttaatttattttatgttaatcaGATGGGAAGTCTCCTTGTGTATTGTCCAGCGAGTTACAAAAAGAAGTGAAATTTATCGAGTGGAGACCAAATGATGGGAAAACACTTTATGTTGCATGCAAGTTCGTTCTTATAAATTAACCATTTTGTTTTTTGCAACTGGTAAATAAATTGCTTGTATTTTTAGGTTTGCTGATCGCTTTAACTTGGTACTGTTTGAATTGTTCAATGAATAGGGGGGGCATTTGCATTTGGACTGCTTCTTATCCTGGTAATGTTGCATCTGTCAGAGCCGTGGTGACGTCAAGCATCATTTCTAGAAGTTCTAGCACTAGATGGACTCTAGTGGATTTCCTTCGAAGTCATGATAATGAACAA
It encodes:
- the LOC140890809 gene encoding aladin isoform X2; the protein is MPSFPQPGKVTIGEINRELVTADHLSDDQARETYGKVLGTVFGPVPFESDSISGAEAEQMDVLPRQGNLGILSAVVQSLTSGSVKALFEPADVKLLQYVDLHAVSWHSYKHILAFISGLHQVTICDYDDSDGKSPCVLSSELQKEVKFIEWRPNDGKTLYVACKGGICIWTASYPGNVASVRAVVTSSIISRSSSTRWTLVDFLRSHDNEQISSLSWSPNGRYLASAAFENSSFTIWDVAQGLGTPFRRGLGGISVLSWSPCGDYFFAAKFDGTFYLWETNTWTSEPWSSKNGFVTGATWDPDGRMILLSFSESSTLGSIHFASKAPSLDNADSKTLRSQICTGLESYIMLSGVRLLSLFAWTSGPLFTINIVYIFINIILFPIYTSIKVTCGCMRHCTTEIFCCLCLFLCYL